In a genomic window of Gossypium arboreum isolate Shixiya-1 chromosome 9, ASM2569848v2, whole genome shotgun sequence:
- the LOC108451692 gene encoding probable CoA ligase CCL10, translating into MAISSFNPKTETYTSPRPPIKLPTSPDLSLTSFIFQSTSSIPHHTALIDATSNETLTFLQLKAHVSSLAYALRHQFHVAKHDVVLIFAPNSIRFPISFLAIVSLGAIATTANPSFTFTEISKQVKDSNPKLIITIPQLYSKVSQFNVPLVFLQSSSSPNLSSAIPKFSFYSDIIKNYADHFLNSNNDVQQNDVAALMYSSGATGTSKGVMLTHKNFIASTLNFTADQDRYMEGRSVCLCFLPMFHGFGSVLTLAQLRRGNVLVSMAEFGLDKVLGAIEKYKVTHMFVVPPVMVSLAKQWQMMNNKSDLSSLKQIICSAAPLSRDLIETCANILPHVQIFQGYGMTEACGKISMENPKEGLGFSGSTGSLMPLIQAKIVSLSTMNSLPPNQIGEIWIRGPTITPGYFNNPEATKVGINEQGWLRTGDLGYFDEQGQLFVVDRIKELIKCYGFQVINYSYITLIVCY; encoded by the exons atggcaatttcttcattcaatcctaAAACCGAAACCTACACTTCCCCAAGGCCCCCTATCAAGCTCCCAACAAGCCCTGACCTCTCACTCACCTCCTTTATTTTCCAATCCACTTCCTCCATCCCTCATCACACCGCTCTCATCGATGCTACTTCTAACGAAACCCTAACCTTTCTTCAACTCAAAGCTCATGTTTCGTCTCTTGCTTATGCATTACGCCACCAATTTCACGTTGCTAAACATGATGTCGTACTTATCTTTGCCCCCAACTCAATACGTTTCCCCATTTCTTTCCTTGCTATCGTCTCTCTTGGTGCCATTGCCACCACTGCCAACCCTTCTTTCACTTTCACCGAGATATCCAAACAAGTCAAAGATTCCAATCCCAAGCTTATCATCACAATCCCTCAGCTTTATAGCAAAGTTAGCCAGTTCAATGTTCCATTGGTTTTCTTACAATCATCAAGCTCCCCCAACTTATCATCAGCTATTCCAAAATTCTCTTTTTACTCTGATATTATAAAAAACTACGCTGACCATTTTTTGAATTCGAATAACGATGTACAGCAGAACGATGTGGCGGCATTGATGTACTCATCTGGAGCAACCGGAACCAGTAAAGGGGTGATGCTGACACATAAAAATTTCATCGCTTCGACCTTAAATTTCACTGCCGATCAAGACAGGTACATGGAAGGAAGGAGTGTATGTTTGTGTTTCTTGCCAATGTTTCATGGGTTTGGTTCGGTCTTAACGTTGGCACAATTGAGAAGAGGAAATGTATTGGTTTCGATGGCCGAGTTTGGGCTGGACAAAGTGTTGGGTGCCATCGAGAAGTACAAGGTCACGCATATGTTCGTTGTGCCTCCGGTTATGGTTTCTTTGGCAAAGCAATGGCAGATGATGAACAATAAGTCTGATTTATCATCGTTGAAGCAAATTATATGTAGTGCAGCCCCACTGAGCAGAGATTTGATCGAGACATGTGCCAACATTTTGCCCCATGTTCAAATTTTTCAG GGATATGGTATGACAGAAGCTTGCGGGAAAATTTCAATGGAAAATCCGAAGGAAGGCCTTGGTTTCTCAGGATCAACCGGAAGTCTAATGCCTCTAATTCAAGCCAAAATTGTTAGTTTAAGCACAATGAACTCCCTTCCTCCAAATCAGATTGGAGAAATATGGATTCGAGGACCCACAATTACACCAG GTTATTTTAACAATCCAGAAGCTACAAAGGTAGGTATAAATGAGCAAGGATGGCTACGTACTGGTGATCTAGGTTATTTCGATGAACAAGGACAATTATTTGTTGTAGATCGAATAAAGGAGCTTATTAAATGTTATGGTTTTCAGGTAATAAATTATTCATACATTACTTTAATAGTTTGTTATTAA